A single region of the Salmo salar chromosome ssa16, Ssal_v3.1, whole genome shotgun sequence genome encodes:
- the LOC106573646 gene encoding SNF-related serine/threonine-protein kinase, with amino-acid sequence MAASKSGYEGKIAGLYDLDRTLGKGHFAVVKLARHVFTGQLVAVKVIDKTKLDTMATGHLLQEVRCMKLVQHPNVVRLYEVIDTATKLYLILELGDGGDMYDYILRHEGGVAEDTAKVHFAQIVQSISYCHRLHVVHRDLKPENVVFFRQQGTVKLTDFGFSNLFKPGTMLMTSCGSLAYSAPEILLGDEYDAPAVDIWSLGVILFMLVCGQPPFQETNDSETLTMIMDCRYTVPDHVSADCTDLISRMLQRDPSSRASLEEIENHPWLQGVNPSPTGHSAAPLTSHRSLSQEEHEIILQAMTSGNIADRDAIQQALEADQYNHITATYYLLGERILRDKQEQPSEIPKVDSSWAEPPQLQRPRSEPLDLEQRGLHGLLAGCPRRGVSDAGDFLSHRPLLHQPQPSHTESPFPEYSTEPCLGLTLRPSPPDEPRQVKNLGALQLICEEEEEEEDEAEETGKPHVGLHNIQTLPHIIGLVSTTVSTEQSSPMLTAPEAPQSPVRVVPGQGEETGLLATSVVEALETEREEWDRELQARVSSHSREMEPDQVAARQEQEQGTMESGEKPMEEGDMSCDLLRLGSHLTSDQPINGSLISPKAHPSYLPGLGGVQCCGQQETPSPDIIEGEDAILKNNNITESKPKLLVQGGGSTPGASPRALPHNHCVDQGSDGVETTRKVGGPGGESEGDTPEELQLERSHNAPQGRLGPREMGTDPTFRLDPGKGKNVNLRDRLLQFPLCEKALSFNIQPTSKEKLLPFAQYNCCHVL; translated from the exons ATGGCTGCTTCTAAGAGTGGCTACGAGGGCAAGATCGCTGGCCTCTACGACCTGGATCGCACGCTGGGGAAAGGCCACTTCGCCGTGGTCAAGCTGGCCCGCCACGTCTTCACAGGCCAGCTGGTGGCGGTCAAGGTGATTGACAAGACCAAGTTGGACACCATGGCGACGGGCCACCTGCTGCAGGAGGTGCGCTGTATGAAGCTGGTGCAGCACCCCAACGTGGTGCGGCTCTATGAGGTCATTGACACCGCCACCAAGCTCTACCTCATCCTGGAGCTGGGCGATGGAGGGGACATGTATGACTATATCCTGCGCCACGAGGGTGGAGTGGCCGAGGACACGGCTAAAGTTCACTTCGCCCAGATCGTCCAGTCCATCTCCTACTGCCACCGGCTCCATGTGGTGCACCGAGACCTCAAGCCAGAGAATGTGGTGTTCTTCAGGCAGCAGGGAACAGTCAAGCTGACCGACTTCGGCTTCAGCAACCTCTTCAAGCCCGGGACCATGCTGATGACCAGCTGTGGTTCGCTGGCTTACTCCGCCCCAGAGATCCTGCTGGGGGATGAGTATGACGCTCCGGCTGTAG ATATTTGGTCACTGGGGGTGATCCTCTTCATGCTGGTGTGTGGACAGCCGCCTTTCCAGGAGACCAATGACAGTGAGACGCTCACCATGATCATGGACTGTCGCTACACCGTCCCCGACCATGTCTCCGCAGACTGTACGGA tTTGATCTCCCGTATGCTGCAGAGGGACCCGTCTAGCCGTGCTTCCCTGGAGGAGATCGAGAACCACCCCTGGCTGCAGGGGGTCAACCCTTCCCCCACAGGGCACAGTGCCGCCCCCCTCACCTCCCACCGCAGCCTGTCCCAGGAGGAACACGAGATCATCCTCCAAGCCATGACCAGCGGCAACATCGCTGACCGCGATGCCATCCAACA GGCTCTAGAAGCGGATCAATACAACCACATCACAGCCACATATTACCTGCTGGGGGAGCGCATCCTGAGAGACAAGCAGGAGCAGCCCAGCGAGATCCCCAAAGTCGACAGTTCATGGGCCGAGCCACCACAACTCCA GAGGCCGCGGTCTGAGCCTCTGGATCTGGAGCAGAGGGGGCTCCATGGCCTGCTGGCTGGCTGTCCCCGCCGAGGCGTGTCTGATGCTGGGGACTTCCTGAGCCACAGGCCCCTGCTGCATCAGCCACAGCCAAGTCACACAGAGAGCCCCTTCCCTGAGTACAGCACAGAGCCCTGCCTGGGGCTCACCCTGCGCCCTTCACCCCCTGATGAACCTCGGCAGGTCAAGAACCTGGGAGCCCTGCAGCTCATctgtgaagaggaagaggaggaggaagatgaggcgGAAGAGACAGGCAAACCACATGTTGGACTTCATAATATTCAAACACTGCCTCATATAATAGGCTTGGTATCAACCACTGTGTCTACAGAACAGTCTAGTCCCATGCTCACAGCTCCAGAGGCTCCACAGAGCCCAGTCAGAGTAGTCCCAGGTCAGGGAGAGGAAACAGGCCTGTTGGCCACCTCAGTGGTGGAGGcactggagacagagagggaggagtgggacaGGGAGCTGCAGGCCAGGGTTTCTAGCCACAGCAGAGAGATGGAGCCTGACCAGGTGGCAgccagacaggaacaggaacagggtaCGATGGAGTCAGGGGAGAAGCCCATGGAGGAAGGAGAcatgtcatgtgacctactgaggCTAGGTAGTCATTTGACTTCAGACCAGCCAATTAATGGTAGTTTGATCAGCCCTAAAGCTCACCCTTCATACCTGCCTGGCCTCGGTGGGGTGCAGTGTTGTGGGCAACAGGAAACTCCCAGCCCAGACATCATAGAAGGGGAAGATGCTATTCTTAAAAACAACAACATCACAGAGTCCAAGCCTAAGCTCCTGGTGCAGGGTGGGGGGTCCACCCCAGGCGCCTCACCCCGCGCTCTCCCCCATAACCACTGTGTGGACCAGGGCTCCGACGGCGTGGAGACGACCCGCAAGGTGGGAGGGCCTGGTGGGGAGTCTGAAGGGGACACTCCGGAGGAGCTTCAATTAGAGAGATCCCACAATGCACCACAGGGTCGCCTTGGGCCCAGGGAGATGGGGACAGACCCTACGTTCAGACTGGATCCTGGGAAGGGGAAGAACGTGAACCTGAGAGACCGCCTGCTGCAGTTCCCTCTCTGTGAGAAGGCCCTGTCCTTCAACATCCAGCCCACCTCCAAGGAGAAACTCCTGCCCTTCGCCCAGTACAACTGCTGCCATGTACTGTAG